GGGTGACGTGGCGCACCGTCGAAAGACACGACTCGATCAGGTTCGTGCTCGACAGGCTGCGTCGCAGCAGCGGCGCCACCCCCAACCGGTGCAGGGTGAGGGTTTCTTCCATTCCTTCTTCGAGGCTGCGCGCTGCGCTCGGGTTCACCTCGCACAACTGCCGCCAGAGCTTCTGCAACGCCGCTTTCGCTTCGCCGTAGTCGG
This genomic interval from Candidatus Acidiferrales bacterium contains the following:
- a CDS encoding IS256 family transposase: DYGEAKAALQKLWRQLCEVNPSAARSLEEGMEETLTLHRLGVAPLLRRSLSSTNLIESCLSTVRHVTRNVKRWQGGDHIAR